CTGTTCACACTCATATACTATGTGTATGAAGACTTTGAAGGAATTCATGCTGAACATTTTGATCTGTCGTACACCGATTTAGTCAAGAATTAAAATTCCTCTTTAACTCGGACAGGTAAAGGTTATTTTTGGATTATGAAAACATGTGTACCGTTTGGAAGAAGGAACATGACGGGCTTCATAGACACCACTTGATTACTCTTGTCTGAGAAAGTTACAGATCATCCTTTACGTCTTCATGTTTAACTGATTTGTTCAATCTGgcttcacagacaaaacaaagctgggtgtcatctgcatagcgACAAACGTCTCTGCAGTTTTTCCTAATAATAGTGGATACAGGAAGGATGTATAATGTGGAAGGTTGTGGTTCTAGTAAAGAACCCTGAGGGACTCCATGAGTAACTGTATAATAAGTGGAAGAGTCATTGTTGAtagatttaaaattaaataaaataaactttggATATCTACTAAAACACCGGGGCTTGGATTAGGTTTTTCAAATTGACTGTTTGAAACTCGACAGACATTACTGATGACCATCAGCATCATAGTTgttccaaaaaagaaagaaatgatttgGGATAGAaagcttttatgtttttggcACCAGATGCTTGGAATAAGCTTCAGTCTGAACTCCATCTATGAAAACTCATATCTGTGACTGAATTTAAAGTTCTGGTGAAAACAGTGTAATCCAGCCTTTCTGTATGcaagtgttttaattaaagtaTGTTCTTATCTAACtaatttctttgttgtttgtctaTATCTTTTAATTCTGTAACTGTGTTGCTGCTATCTTGGCCAGGTGTCGCTCGTAAATGAGAACCCCGATATGAACTAACCTGGTTCAATAAATGCTATGAAATAATCATCCAGACGTATTTCTCACCTCCCCCTTCATTGAAAACGGCGAGGGATGGCGAAGTGTCGGCGGCGCTCCAGAGCCGGACTGTACCATCGGCTgagcaggagaggaggcggCGGTGAGCTGAGCTGTAGACGAGACCCCACACTGAGTCTGTGTGACCGCACAGCGCCCCCCGCAGGACAGAGGGCTCTGCAGCAACAAGGAAGAAAAACTATTCACACCTGTGTTATGGAATAAAGAAAACTAGATGGAGCGagttaaaaacattaattttcttgggatgaactggaatgTACCATATGAGTCGTAAGGGTCAATGTTGGGGTTGGGGGTGTTCCAGCTCTGAATGGTACCGTCCACCCCCCCACTGAAGCACTGTTCACCACTAGAGCTCATGGTGACACACAGGACAGCACCACTGCACAGGACAggcaaaatatgttaatttaacccaaaaatatataaaatgacaaCAAGAAGAAACATCTTCTGTTTCTTTCAAGCTTTAAAATTACTTTCTTCACCcatgtgattaaattaaaacagaccTTCAAAAAGCTTCTTCAGACTTGACATGTCCAGTGACTAAACTCCACTATGTAAAATACTGTGGCAACATACTGAAATATATATACTactaggtacactagtgaaaacagtcctgctctaaatctcgTCTTCATGAAGGTTTTCAGAAGtagtttcaaatatttaatttacatgttgttataatatgttttttattttgcagcccTGACAAAAGGTAAAGAACTGACAGAAAAATCGACATAATATTAGATGTAAAAATAAGAGGACATTTAATAGAGCCTTGTGGAACTCCGAGAAATAGAAATCATTCAATGTTTCAACCTGCAAACACTTTACAGAGCTGTCAGTTTTTAGGTTGATTTTCAGGTAGAATTGAATCAAAACAGTGattcagaacattttatttaattttaattgaaaaCTGTACTTCAAGAATTACTTTAAGAACTCAACTCACGGACTGGAAAGTTTAGTTTGGTATTTTCTAACTAATTATCTTTAGTGCTGAGAAAACTTTTCTCATTTACAAGTAAACGTAAACTCACCTGTGAGCTCTGAATGTGTAGATGGGCTCCACATCTAAAGCAGCACACCTGGAGGAATAAAGCAGAGAGCTGAGAAAGCAAGTAGTGACAAATCTAACACAACTCTAGGAGTTCTAACTGGACGATTAGATATCAGAACCCTGCAGCATCAAAGTAAATGTAGGTCTGCACTGAAGCTGGTGGtcaaataattcattttgaCACCATACCATCGTCCAAGATAAACAGTCTCAATAACACCAATTGACTGAGGACAGTCTGATTAAGAAAATCTGAATGAAGTCTCACTTTTTGGCAGGTGCTGTCTTCTGGAGGTTCCACAGTTTGAGGGTGTGGTCCTCGGAGGCAGTGACCAGGATTGGCTCCACCGGATGGAAGGCCAGACTCCGGACCGAGTCAAAATGGCTACGCAGGGTAAACTTCGGGTTCCAAGTTTTCCTCAGAGCGTCTTTGTTATTGGTAATCTGAAGGAGGAGCAATTCAGTTTTGGTTTCTAGCTAACAAGCTAGATTAACAGAGAATGTAAGTAGAAAGTAGTACTACAgataataacacaacacaaccatcATGTGGtaaaagttagcttagcatggataTGTAGCATGCCTTGGAGACTGGTTTCCCTGGGGAGTAACATGTGTCAAAAACAGTCATATAGAGgaaatatcagtatttttatgGATTTTCTAATGTGCACAATGGTAGAATTTGATGATGtacagactaaataaaatgttcaagGTTTGAATTGTGTGTACATTTCGTCCTTTAGTGGAAATCAGTAGTGTTTTGTAGCCAGATTTGCCTAAACATTTGGTTTTATCTAAATGTCCAGAGGTTCTATTTTTACTAAAAGTGCATTATAACTTGGTGCTATAAAGATTAACTATGGACCAGAGTTGCTAGCGATGCTCTGCTTTACTCACGTCGTACGCCATGCTTTCTGCATCATTGGTGACCGTCAGTCCGGCCAGTTCTCCAAGTCCAAGCTCGTTAGAAACCGCCTCGTCCACTCTGCCCAGGATGAAGGACTTCCCAGACGACGGCAGGAAGGTCATCGGCTCTGCAGGAGGAAACACCGAGTGTgaacattcacattttattagAGTTGATTAATGGACGGAGGAAGAAAGGCAGGTTACCGTCTTCAGAGCGTCCGACTTCGTGCTCATTGGCCCTGGGTACGATGGGCCGGGACGGGGGTGTCACGGGCGGCTGCATGGACGGGAGCTCATCAGCGTCCCGCAGGGTAGCCAACATGTCCTGGAGCTTAGACCGGTTTGGTCCTGGAGCGAGAGAAGGAAACAATGACACAGCGTCGGAAAAAATACGGTTAAAACGTGTTTGGGATTTGAAGTGTATAAAATCTGAAAGCATTAGAGATGGAGAAGAACCAGCAGCTCTGCAAGATATCAAGATATCTGCAAGATATCatgagatgaaaacaaacacaaccaaaaccaTGACGGAAATGAGGAGCTGGAATGTATCTGTGAAATTCACCAACACGTAAAGCatgaagaaacaaacacaaaagtgagACTATTCCATCACAATGTGTTTGACTTGGGACTTCTAGATAGGTTCAGAGAGTAGAGGAAGTCAATGGCAAGACTAGATGgcaaaaaaaggagacaaacgTCCTGAGAGACCACAAACTTGAaggtcatttcattcatttgactGTCTGTAGTCAGTGgtatgttaaaatataaagaagaCCTCCTGGACTAGACTATAGACATCTGAAGGTGTTGGTGACAgactcctgcctcctcctggtATGAAGAGTTGTTTCCTTTCAGATGCAGAACGTATGTACGTAGTCTTTGTGGCGTATTCAAGTGCAACACTTGTTGGTGCAGACAAAGGAAACATCTCAGTCGGCCTTTGGTAGTTCTCGTGGTGACTGATTGGTGTCTTTGGGGCCTAAGGCCTAAAAGTTAGAGTCACTGTGGATCAGATCTGTTCCTCCGACACTTCCTGGTCTGTGCTTGCTCCTCTTCGTTCATCAATGCAGACTAGAGAGTTTCAGAGAAGCTCCAAACCAGAAGTTCAGACAGAATGATCTCGCCCCTGGGCACCATTCACACCTGTGCACTCGGTAGTTTGTGACTTGACGACTTCGATACTGAAGAACTGAAGACTCTGGAGGATATAGGACGGTCATTCTGGAATACGAAAGAGCGGCATATTTGATGACGCCAATGAGATGCATTCAGGGAAACCTGGCTGCATCAgtaaaagagaacaaaacaggCGGGCCGAGAACACGTCCAGATATTTCAACTGGACTTGGTCCTTTGGGAAGCTAGAAGGAGGTTTAACTTATGTTTGAGACACCACGGGAAACACGGCGCTGAGTTTGAGaataaaaggcaaaataaaaagtggacAGAGAGATTTTTAAAGTTTACGCAGCTTCAGTCCAACACAAACaagctttaaaaatgaaatagtaAGAGAGATAGAGATGAGGCAAAGCAAAGAGAGACGATGATGACCAGGGGTTCCTGGGATGGAGGAAAAGACtcaaaaactcaaaaccatgagcgtcaaaaaaagaagaaaaacaaaaagagtgaAGACAGAGGATGGAGCAAAGGCCTGGTGCAGGACTTACTCTTCACCCCCTTCTTGCCCTTGCGCTCCTTCCTGTACTGCTCCTTGAGCTGGGCAATAAGTCCCTGGTCCACGTCCCAGGACAGTTCACCCAGGGGGGGCTGCTCTTCCTTCTCTAGAGGCCGCCAGGAGGAAGAAGTGGTAAAAGTTCATGTCCAGTAATTCTGACAAAACCTTTTTCCATCACAAACACTTCTACAGGACACTGTCTTCTCATATTactcatttatatattttaaattcctTCTAAAAACTCACTATTATTCTTTGGCATTCGATTAATTTTaagagctgctgtttttgttgtgactTTTACTGTTAACGTCTCCACATATATTATTAGCATAATTTGTTTTACTTCCTATTTAATGAATTTTCCTAGTTTAATGGGGAGACTGACACGGACACTGGCCCcaacataatatatattattattaattataatagtTGTGATAATATTTCTTCATACCAAATgttaaagagaaacagaggaatatataatatataaagacACATAGATGGATATGTGGGATGAGGAGGggggttgtttttatttaaagagctatttgtgTAGTCAACAGGCAAACATAACCTGACACACAACttggaatttgtttttttaattgtaataatttttaaatcaaattgacCCCAACGATAAAAAGTGTTAatctagtatttttttttcttacctctcCCTTGTCCTCAATTTTGTTttgactgtgtgttttatgtttttatgtgttgtttcaTGCCTCGACTGCTGCCTTGGTaaacatttgttaaatgtgcttagtaaaaataaattacattggCAAAGAAAGGCACCGAACCTGAATTAAAAACGGTTTATGTCGCCTCCTATGGGCAACATCTTCAAGAAGCCCAGTCACTCTGTGGTTGTCCCAGTTTAGCTTTATTAATTTGTCTTTGTGGGTGTGAACCATTTAATTTAAAGGTTTTGTTCAACTTTGCGGAGGCCTTCAACACCTGAAACAAGGATACGAATAAACTACAGATGGATTAGGGTTGATACCGGAgggaagaaacaaagaagagatGTCGTCATTAGCTCCTGGGAGGAGTGgaggtaaaataataacaataaaagaataaacaaaactttGCGATATGACAGATGTGTTTCCTAACAAAGCCAAAGCCAGACTGCTCTAACTGATCTTATTACAACAGAAGAGGAACAACGGAGGCTCGTTTCACACGTTAAAACTGTATCCGCACATTAAAatgttctgtcttttcttctcgTTTTTTTAACACCGTGACAACAGAGGATGTGTGGAGAGACTGNNNNNNNNNNNNNNNNNNNNNNNNNNNNNNNNNNNNNNNNNNNNNNNNNNNNNNNNNNNNNNNNNNNNNNNNNNNNNNNNNNNNNNNNNNNNNNNNNNNNNNNNNNNNNNNNNNNNNNNNNNNNNNNNNNNNNNNNNNNNNNNNNNNNNNNNNNNNNNNNNNNNNNNNNNNNNNNNNNNNNNNNNNNNNNNNNNNNNNNNNNNNNNNNNNNNNNNNNNNNNNNNNNNNNNNNNNNNNNNNNNNNNNNNNNNNNNNNNNNNNNNNNNNNNNNNNNNNNNNNNNNNNNNNNNNNNNNNNNNNNNNNNNNNNNNNNNNNNNNNNNNNNNNNNNNNNNNNNNNNNNNNNNNNNNNNNNNNNNNNNNNNNNNNNNNNNNNNNNNNNNNNNNNNNNNNNNNNNNNNNNNNNNNNNNNNNNNNNNNNNNNNNNNNNNNNNNNNNNNNNNNNNNNNNNNNNNNNNNNNNNNNNNNNNNNNNNNNNNNNNNNNNNNNNNNNNNNNNNNNGAAATATATGAGGATCATTTTGATTTTTCATGTGTaccacagaaccttcaaatatttccagtttaacagtttaatgtcAAATAGAAATCTGTACAAACCATGATAATGGCTTCATCCCTGATGGATGCCACGTTGTGGTTCTTGTTACGGCCACTTTTATACATACCTGATGTAAATGCTATGACAAACAACTACCTATAGTTGGTCCAGTAATGACTGCAAACACTACAATCAAGACTACCAGTCAGTAGCAGCCAAATAAGATGACGTCTCACAAGTCACTGCTGcatcctcttctccatcctccaaCAATTGAAGGAGCTCCTGACGAAGcactaacagaaaaaataaagaaataaagaaaccctgccacaaagtgaactaaatactgTAGGTGGTATGGCATAGGACTGCACAACAGCCTACACACTTCTGCCTAACTCAACTATAACAACAACTATAAACGtcaacttaaaaaatgaaatcaacatATCAATGTAGGTAAAGTACCTTTTGTTGGGTCAACACTGGCAACATCACAACTAGGTCCTTCACCTGGACATTGATGATGATCAATTgatactgaaaaaaagagattgGATATTTACTTACTGAAAATCTTTGGTGAATAAAAGTTGTGAGCATGAACACTGACCATGTGCCAAGCCACTAGTACTTCGACTGGATGACGGCCTTTGAGGAATAACATCTCTTGTCTGTCACGTTTTTTCCAGCGCACTGGTCTCGGCTGAGGATCACCCTGTGCCTCATTCTAcacaattaacaagaaaaaaatgcaacacttaaaatacagtCCATGATTAAATACAGTCCGTGATTAAAGCAAAGATTATCAAACATCTTAAGTTAATTTCACAGAAATCGTATGTATACAcagccatatatatatatatatatatatatatatatatatatatatatatatatatatatatatatatatatatatatatatataaaggtcttaaactgcttccaaaatcagacgcctttgtttgtttgaagcttttctggaaaaaaaaaactttctaaaAAATGTATCACTTTCTCAATGTagtcatatattttttacataccTGTGttacaatcaatcaatctatctatcaatcaatcaatttcttcttcttcttcttcttctccgttCTCCCATCAACCTTTGCGTACACTGGTTGCACCTGATTGGTTGGAGTTCAGAGCGTCCAAAACTGACGGGAGTGGTGATTGAatctataaatgttttttacacatttttagacgatctcattaaaagaaatgcttaacatagtgagaaaaacacttcGAGGGAAAGTGTCCTCGATTCTCCAATCAGATTGTAGCTTGACCAGTGAACGGgttattattgtagtgaatgTAGGGCTGCGACCACTGCTCTAAGCGTCTCTTACTGCCGCGAGCGGGTTTACATTGAAGTCAATTGAGAACCCAGAGCGTCTCACACAGAGGGGCGTGACAAATCGTCGGTATATTACGCCTTGGGAATGAGAACGGGTTGTATTAGAAGGATATGAGGCACTGCTCATCACGAGGCAGTATCATCCTTAAAGAGAAGCATGGTGTAGCAGCCCACATCTGAACCTGAAGCAGGAAACAGACTGTGACAAGCAGTCAGAGGAAGTGGTCGAGGAACAAATT
The nucleotide sequence above comes from Mugil cephalus isolate CIBA_MC_2020 chromosome 2, CIBA_Mcephalus_1.1, whole genome shotgun sequence. Encoded proteins:
- the LOC125004532 gene encoding striatin-like, with the protein product MLATLRDADELPSMQPPVTPPSRPIVPRANEHEVGRSEDEPMTFLPSSGKSFILGRVDEAVSNELGLGELAGLTVTNDAESMAYDITNNKDALRKTWNPKFTLRSHFDSVRSLAFHPVEPILVTASEDHTLKLWNLQKTAPAKKCAALDVEPIYTFRAHSGAVLCVTMSSSGEQCFSGGVDGTIQSWNTPNPNIDPYDSYEPSVLRGALCGHTDSVWGLVYSSAHRRLLSCSADGTVRLWSAADTSPSLAVFNEGGDLGVPTSVDLVSSEPAHMVTSFTTGHIGLFNMETQQLILKLESAGPPEAPCKINKVLSHPTLPITITAQEDRHIQFFDNNTGKLIHSMVAHLDSVTSLAVDPNGLYLMSGSHDCSIRLWNMESKTCIQEFTAHRKKFEESIHDVAFHPTKCYIGSAGADALAKVFV